CTCGTGATGCACGTATGAAAGAACGTAAAAAATACGGTCTTAAAGGTGCTCGTCGTGCGCCTCAGTTCTCAAAACGTTAATTTGCAAGCTTTCAAAGGCTCCCAACCGATTTGGTTGGGGGTCTTTTTCTCCTGTTTAGAAAATTATAATATAGGAACCTGTTAGTAACTTTGATAAAAGGTGAATCGACGTCCAGTGTAAGTAGCTGTCGGAGCTGACCATGGCGACTTACGCTTTTAATCTGGTTGGCAAATACTTGTAAGTAATTAATAAGGTGTAGCATAGTCTATGAAATCTGTGTGGGGAAACAGCCCTTACACGGCTTTTTATTTTAATCAATCTTCATTAACACAAATCTACCCTGATAATATTTGTGTGGATTACCGCTATTATCCAATCATAACCCATTCTTTTATAGCCAAAAATAATATGTCTGCTCATTCAAACAAAGGGGATGGTCGAGTTGAGATGGCACAAAACGATTCTTTCAATGATACAAGAACGCCAAGATAAGAAAGTAGCCTTAGCTATAGACACTTCTACGAATGATGTCCCAACTGTTTTAATTAATAACATAGTGAAATTGTTTGAACAAGTTAAGCCGGATACTATAATGGTTCAAGCAGATTTCAAAATTAGAAGCATTTCACCAGTGAAAAATGATACAATCAACTATTTTACTCATGGTAAATCTTCCTATACATTGGTGTTGGAGTGGGCGGAAGAGGAAAAAGTGGATACATTGTTTTATATTACAGATGTAACAGGCTTTTTACCTGACGAAATGAATCAAGTTGATTATGAAATGTTTTGGCTAGTACCAGGTTCTTTTTTACCGAGAGTTCCGTTTGGAAAAGCAATTAAAGTAACATGAAAAATCCATCCCTTACGATTAGTAGGGGATGGATTTTTGAATGTGTTATATCATTGGTTTTGGATTAATCATGATAAAATACTTGAAAATAGTCTGTCTTTTTTTGATGATTAAAATTAGCATAAATTATGCTATAATATGACCTAGTGATTACATAAAACATCTTCAATTAGCCTATTTATTAACTATAGGGTGGTAACGAAAACTTTTAGTTTTTTGAAATAGTGTTGAGATGGTATATAAATAATTTATACTTGATTTGAAGTGGAAAGAGAGGGTTCATTATGGGCCGTAAGTGGAATAATATTAAAGAAAAAAAAGCATCTAAGGATTCAAACACAAGTCGTATATATGCGAAATTCGGTGTTGAAATTTATGTAGCAGCAAAGCAAGGTGATCCAAATCCAGAATCAAACCAGGCTTTAAAATTCGTACTTGAACGGGCAAAAACGTATAATGTACCAAAAACGATTATTGACCGTGCGATTGAGAAAGCAAAAGGAGGTTCAGAAGAAAATTATACTGAACTTCGTTATGAAGGTTTTGGACCTAATGGATCAATGGTCATTGTAGATGCACTGACAAATAACGTGAATCGTACTGCATCAGATGTACGTGCTGCATTTGGTAAAAACGGTGGAAACATGGGAGTAAGTGGATCTGTAGCTTATATGTTCGATGCTACAGCTGTTATTGGTCTTGAAGGAAAAACAGCAGATGAAGTGCTTGAAATATTGATGGAAGCAGATGTAGACGTACGTGATATTTTAGAAGAAGATGAATCGGTTATCGTTTATGCCGAACCTGACGCGTTCCATTCA
The Neobacillus sp. PS3-40 genome window above contains:
- a CDS encoding YebC/PmpR family DNA-binding transcriptional regulator, translated to MGRKWNNIKEKKASKDSNTSRIYAKFGVEIYVAAKQGDPNPESNQALKFVLERAKTYNVPKTIIDRAIEKAKGGSEENYTELRYEGFGPNGSMVIVDALTNNVNRTASDVRAAFGKNGGNMGVSGSVAYMFDATAVIGLEGKTADEVLEILMEADVDVRDILEEDESVIVYAEPDAFHSVQEAFKNVGITNFTVAELTMLAQNDITLPEDAQAKFEKMIDAIEELEDVQQVYHNVDLGE